One Drechmeria coniospora strain ARSEF 6962 chromosome 01, whole genome shotgun sequence genomic region harbors:
- a CDS encoding WD repeat-containing protein 79: MRMPQFSCEGSVENLGTSGPSERTDREPDIEPASTMEAISGAVDEQPPRQAPHMKLLAQWPAWREPPPPAVKESLPTANDDDKRLAGGEDQQPFYSSVQWTADGTTILAGASDNTVSSFVLPADLLQSGDANRLLESQARTKLPEPTQAMAPAPYFSLADPATQTYLVGCRDHPLHIYHAFPRPGHRPTPLGTYKLIRKETEQYITPASLLWTYPGTHFLCGSSNRIDYFDVSRHGSDGPMLTVPTIPSKRHVSKGNGVGMRGTVAALAASPPAADGGSMVAAGTWTRWMGLYDLGRTDRIVANWSIARAAEGEFKVDLVGQGIVQVVWSPCGRYLVINERNANSLLVYDIRSTGQLLAALCGRQSTTQQKLMCDVFQGDVSGDGRFEVWAGSQDGSVLVWEDVGARYGLAQPLWDWHAHQSPVGGTALHSCGSVVATCSGAWVHSPETPDDGAIPARHPGRHTTRTLDESSLKIWSIGTQAAP, encoded by the coding sequence ATGCGGATGCCGCAGTTTTCGTGCGAGGGGAGTGTCGAGAATCTTGGCACCTCTGGCCCCAGCGAGAGGACCGACAGGGAGCCAGACATCGAGccagcgtcgacgatggaggcCATTTCGGGGGCCGTTGACGAGCAGCCTCCTCGCCAGGCACCACACATGAAGCTCCTGGCTCAATGGCCTGCATGGcgcgagccgccgccgccggctgtgAAGGAAAGCTTGCCGACggcaaacgacgacgacaagagGCTTGCTGGCGGTGAAGACCAGCAGCCCTTTTACTCGTCTGTCCAATGGACTGCTGATGGAACGACGATTCTCGCAGGGGCCTCCGACAACACCGTTTCCTCCTTTGTTCTTCCCGCCGACCTCCTTCAGTCTGGTGATGCAAACCGACTCCTGGAGTCGCAGGCGAGGACGAAACTTCCGGAACCGACCCAggccatggcgccggcgccctaCTTCTCTCTCGCAGACCCAGCAACCCAGACATATCTTGTCGGCTGCCGTGACCACCCTCTGCACATCTATCATGCCTTTCCTCGTCCGGGGCATCGACCAACGCCCCTGGGCACGTATAAACTCATCAGGAAGGAGACGGAGCAGTACAtcacgccggcctcgctccTCTGGACCTATCCCGGCACTCACTTCCTCTGCGGCTCGTCCAATCGCATCGACTACTTTGACGTCTCCCGGCATGGCTCCGATGGCCCCATGCTCACCGTGCCGACCATTCCCTCCAAGCGACACGTGTCCAAGGGCAACGGCGTGGGCATGCGGGGGACCGTCGCCGCGCtcgccgcgtcgccgccggcagcggACGGTGGTTCCATGGTGGCCGCGGGCACCTGGACGCGATGGATGGGGCTCTACGACCTCGGTCGCACCGATAGGATCGTCGCCAACTGGAGCATAGCCCGTGCGGCCGAAGGCGAGTTCAAGGTTGACTTGGTCGGTCAAGGCATCGTCCAGGTTGTTTGGAGTCCGTGCGGACGATATCTCGTCATCAACGAAAGGAACGCCAACAGTCTTCTCGTCTACGATATCCGCAGCACAGGCCAGCTCTTGGCGGCATTGTGCGGTCGccagtcgacgacgcagcagaAGCTCATGTGCGACGTCTTTCAAGGGGACGTctccggcgacggccgcttcGAGGTCTGGGCGGGCTCTCAGGACGGCTCGGTGCTCGTGTGGGAAGATGTCGGGGCTCGGTACGGGCTCGCGCAGCCTTTGTGGGACTGGCATGCGCATCAATCGCCCGTTGGGGGCACCGCTCTGCACAGCTGCGGGTCGGTGGTCGCCACCTGCTCCGGAGCATGGGTGCACTCGCCCGAGAcgcccgacgacggtgccatTCCAGCTCGCCATCCGGGTCGTCATACCACCAGGACGCTTGACGAGTCGTCGTTGAAGATATGGTCCATCGGAACACAGGCAGCGCCGTGA
- a CDS encoding DNA damage-binding protein 1: MAYVAPVHKPTSIRHALRIRFLSPDHEDLVVAKVNRLEIWRLNEDGNGMTCLHTKFVFGTISMLQRLQPKDSNVDLLFVGTDRFQYFNVAWNPETNQLDTVEQTIADTAEHYMRNSQSQNQCLVDPTGMFMAMHLWEGVMNVFRLPTRKGATTKLVALDQVRLTELWMKTSTFLHSRTGHPRIAFLYKTQLDHEESRIAVYRLTKDDKGGEVSKFDPHKDRELDQLIQDPYASMLIPVPVVEEKRYHVRNNEGAKAHLGGLLVVGETLLTYFDSLNYSTVSAPLRQPKIYVAWAQYDSTGYFLSDDYGRMDLLTIKTASESTGVVVTGMSVSPIKFPDGTTVTSRASSLVYMGRDLLFLASHHGDSQLLRVDVASKTMTLVQTLSNNGPILDFALMDMGNREGDRQQGNEFSSGQARVVAGCGAYHDGSLRSIRSGVGLESVGILDEIGGTKALFALRSYDSPNVDTLIASSISETRVLRFDPEGGIEEVYAFQGMALDRETLVVSNLAGGRMLQISPQSVTLLDAESHITVTSWHVPEGSTITAASANEKWALLAVDGTTLVSLDLCNDLAAVTKDAASDATTGQPDQISCLHAARDPHNIGVVGRWSSGAISVVDLSSLQPILDEALRQAEDSTSVPRDITLVQLYPTHISGPTLLVALDDGNVVSFQLSSEPFALSGRRCVILGSSPARLHALAQDDGTCKVFATTEHASIIHAEEGRIIYSATTADDATFVVPFDAEAYPGSIAVSTDAHVRLCRVEEGRLTHVTSLPVQETVRRLAYSPGLKAFGLGCVKKELVGNEEVITSTFKLVDEVVFRQLGKPVVMKASAALEIVECVIRAELPDSNGCPAERFIVGTSFVAGDDVADDKDVGGRILVLGVGKDRQAYEIVSHSLRGACRCLGTMGDYVVAGLNKTIVVYRYDEETTVSGSLHKVAMHRPASFPVDLDITGNVIGVVDLMQSLSLLEFVPSQADSPATLVERASHCEVAWATAVCHLDSNRWLEADAQGNIIVLQRNMEETPKVQGRGGLEVVSEMNIGEQINRIRRLHVATDDNAVVSPKAFLGSIDGTLFLFGEIAPAYHKLLFTFQTRLKDYVHAPGNVDFDVWRSFRNETREGEGPYRFVDGEMVERFLDLDQGKQELVCEGLGTSAEEMRSIVEALRRLH; the protein is encoded by the exons ATGGCCTACGTGGCGCCCGTCCACAAACCGACAAGTATTCGGCATGCGTTGCGCATCCGGTTCCTGTCCCCAGACCATGAAGATCTCGTCGTTGC CAAGGTCAACCGGCTCGAGATTTGGCGTCTCAATGAGGATGGCAACGGCATGACTTGCCTCCACACCAAGTTTGTCTTCGGCACCATCTCGATGCTCCAGCGGCTGCAGCCCAAGGATTCCAACGTCGAtctcctcttcgtcggcaccgaccgCTTTCAGTACTTCAACGTCGCCTGGAACCCCGAGACAAACCAGCTGGACACGGTCGAGCAGACGATAGCAGACACGGCCGAGCACTACATGCGTAATTCCCAGAGCCAGAATCAATGCCTTGTCGACCCGACGGGCATGTTCATGGCCATGCATCTGTGGGAAGGAGTCATGAATGTCTTCCGCCTGCCGACTCGAAAGGGTGCCACCACCAAGCTGGTTGCCCTTGACCAAGTTCGCCTCACCGAGCTCTGGATGAAGACGAGCACATTCCTCCACAGCCGAACGGGCCATCCGCGAATCGCCTTCCTGTACAAGACCCAGCTGGACCATGAAGAATCCCGCATCGCCGTCTATCGCCTCACCAAGGATGACAAGGGAGGCGAGGTCTCCAAGTTTGACCCCCACAAGGACCGGGAGCTCGATCAGTTGATCCAAGACCCCTACGCGTCCATGCTGATCCCCGTCccggtcgtcgaggagaagaggTATCATGTGCGCAACAACGAAGGCGCCAAGGCTCACCTCGGTGGGCTCTTGGTCGTCGGGGAGACTCTCTTGACCTACTTTGACAGCCTCAACTATTCGACCGTGTCCGCCCCGCTCCGGCAGCCTAAGATCTACGTCGCCTGGGCCCAGTATGACAGCACCGGCTACTTCCTCTCCGACGATTACGGCCGCATGGACCTGTTGACGATAAAAACGGCTTCGGAATCCACCGGTGTCGTCGTCACGGGCATGAGCGTGTCCCCCATCAAGTTCCCGGACGGCACGACCGTCACGTCGCGTGCCTCGAGCCTTGTCTACATGGGCCGTGATCTGCTCTTCCTTGCCTCGCATCACGGCGACTCGCAGCTGCTCCGCGTTGACGTCGCCTCCAAAACCATGACTCTCGTGCAGACGCTGTCCAACAACGGGCCCATCTTGGACTTTGCCCTCATGGACATGGGGAACAGGGAGGGCGATCGACAGCAGGGGAACGAATTCTCCTCCGGCCAGgcccgcgtcgtcgccggctgcggTGCATACCACGACGGGAGCCTGAGAAGTATCCGCAGCGGCGTTGGGCTCGAATCTGTCGGCATCCTTGATGAGATCGGGGGGACAAAGGCCCTCTTTGCACTCCGGTCGTATGACTCGCCCAATGTGGACACTCTGATAGCATCGTCCATCTCGGAGACGAGGGTCCTGCGATTCGACCCGGAAGGTGGCATCGAGGAGGTGTACGCCTTTCAAGGCATGGCGCTCGACAGGGAGACTTTGGTCGTCTCCAACCTTGCCGGTGGACGGATGCTGCAGATATCACCGCAGTCCGTCACCCTGCTGGACGCCGAAAGCCACATCACCGTGACTTCTTGGCATGTACCAGAAGGCAGCACCATCACGGCCGCGTCCGCCAACGAGAAATGGGCGTTGCTGGCCGTGGACGGCACAACGCTTGTGTCGCTGGACCTGTGCAACGACTTGGCTGCGGTGACTAAAGATGCGGCGTCGGATGCGACCACAGGCCAGCCAGATCAGATTTCGTGCCTCCACGCCGCGCGAGATCCTCACAACattggcgtcgtcggacggTGGTCCTCTGGTGCGATATCTGTCGTGGACCTGTCGTCGTTGCAGCCGATACTTGACGAGGCCCTGAGGCAAGCCGAGGACAGCACCTCCGTTCCTAGAGACATCACCCTGGTGCAGCTATACCCGACGCACATCTCTGGGCCTACGCTGCTCGTCGCATTGGATGACGGAAACGTCGTCAGCTTCCAGCTGTCTAGTGAACCGTTCGCTCTCTCCGGACGGAGGTGCGTCATCCTCGGTAGCAGCCCGGCTCGGTTGCACGCCCTCGCACAGGATGACGGCACGTGCAAAGTATTTGCCACTACGGAACACGCCAGCATCATCCACGCCGAAGAGGGTAGGATCATCTactcggccacgacggcggatgACGCGACATTTGTCGTACCtttcgacgccgaggcctaCCCAGGATCGATCGCGGTGTCCACGGACGCACATGTTCGGCTCTGCCGCGTGGAAGAGGGACGACTGACGCATGTGACGTCACTCCCGGTGCAGGAAACGGTTCGCCGGCTGGCCTACTCTCCAGGATTGAAGGCCTTTGGCCTCGGCTGCGTCAAGAAGGAGCTGGTGGGCAACGAAGAAGTCATCACGAGCACGTTTAAACTGGTAGATGAAGTCGTCTTCCGCCAGCTCGGCAAGCCGGTAGTCATGAAAGCCTCTGCTGCGCTCGAGATTGTCGAATGCGTCATTCGTGCAGAGCTACCTGACAGCAACGGCTGCCCAGCCGAGCGATTCATCGTCGGCACAAGTTTCGTTGCCGGAGACGACGTGGCCGATGACAAGGACGTTGGTGGTCGAATCCTCGTGCTCGGTGTCGGCAAGGATCGTCAAGCGTACGAGATCGTTTCGCACAGCCTTCGGGGTGCATGCCGTTGCCTGGGCACCATGGGCGActacgtcgtcgccggtcTGAACAAGACGATTGTCGTGTATCGCTACGACGAAGAGACGACCGTGTCCGGGTCCTTGCACAAGGTTGCCATGCATCGGCCTGCGTCGTTCCCGGTGGATCTGGACATCACCGGGAACGTGATCGGGGTCGTCGACCTGATGCAGTCGCTCTCCTTGCTCGAGTTTGTGCCATCGCAGGCCGACTCTCCGGCAACGTTGGTGGAGAGAGCGAGCCATTGCGAGGTGGCGTGGGCGACGGCCGTGTGCCACCTGGACAGCAACAGGTGGCTCGAGGCAGACGCGCAAGGAAACATCATTGTCTTGCAGAGAAACATGGAGGAGACCCCGAAAGTGCAGGGCCGGGGTGGCCTTGAGGTTGTGAGCGAGATGAACATCGGCGAGCAAATCAACCGGATACGGAGGTTGCATGTTGCCACCGACGACAATGCCGTCGTATCCCCCAAGGCATTTCTCGGATCG ATTGACGGCACCCTATTTCTCTTTGGTGAGATTGCTCCAGCGTACCACAAGCTG
- a CDS encoding Secretory lipase family protein — translation MVSFRLHLAAFLAYSFSFAASVSRAAPPFAELLDRATGVLPSKDSFYALPEDLESVKAGTVLRHRPPPNPIAAFGVLPANVKASHQILYRTTDSLGNATATVLTVLVPHKADLSKVLSYQVAEDAASIDCAPSYAFQLDHQTGPDKGTMLTQAELLLVGAALERGWVVIVPDFLGPKGAFLANGMAGYATLDGIRAAINSGSFTGIVKNPTVSMWGYSGGSLASLWAAELQPSYAPELEIAGAAVGGTVPNITTAVMSVNGKGAAGLIPSGVVGLMNQYPELVPVVDKHLRPRFRDAFYKVRRQCLRATTAQFRNLDVVGMFDDRNLMYTNPTVVKILEANGLGKGAIPKIPLFVYKSLKDEISPIGETDALVGHYCAGGGRIEYQRDEQSMHNNLAIIAVPKALSWLIATMEGKNQTGECVTRTVFSSLLDRAALGVLPKILLDVLLDLLGKPVGPLMEETPDSA, via the coding sequence ATGGTTTCTTTCCGACTGCACTTGGCGGCGTTCCTGGCCTACTCGTTCTCCTTCGCAGCCTCGGTCTCGCGTGCGGCCCCTCCTTTCGCAGAGCTTCTCGACCGAGCAACGGGCGTCCTGCCCAGCAAGGACTCCTTCTACGCGTTGCCAGAGGACCTCGAAAGCGTCAAGGCCGGAACAGTGCTGCGgcaccggccgccgccaaatCCCATCGCCGCCTTTGGCGTGCTCCCGGCCAACGTCAAGGCGAGCCACCAGATTCTCTATCGCACGACCGACAGCCTCGGCAACGCGACGGCCACGGTGCTGACGGTGCTCGTGCCGCACAAAGCCGACCTCTCCAAAGTGCTCTCGTACcaggtggccgaggatgcggcCTCGATCGACTGCGCGCCCTCGTACGCCTTCCAGCTCGACCATCAGACGGGGCCGGACAAGGGAACGATGCTGACGCAGGCGGAGTTgcttctcgtcggcgcggcGCTCGAACGGGGCTGGGTCGTCATCGTGCCCGACTTCCTCGGTCCCAAGGGTGCCTTCTTGGCCAACGGGATGGCGGGATACGCAACCCTCGACGGGATCCGGGCGGCCATCAACTCGGGCTCCTTCACCGGCATCGTCAAGAATCCAACCGTCAGCATGTGGGGCTACTCGGGAGGCAGTCTCGCCTCCTTGTGGGCCGCCGAACTGCAGCCCTCGTACGCGCCCGAGCTGGAGATtgccggcgctgccgtcggcgggacGGTGCCGAACatcacgacggccgtcatGAGCGTCAACGGCAAGGGCGCCGCAGGGCTCATCCcctcgggcgtcgtcggcctgaTGAATCAGTATCCGGAGCTCGTTCCGGTGGTGGACAAGCATTTGCGGCCGCGGTTCCGCGACGCCTTCTACAAGGTCCGTCGTCAGTGCCTGcgtgcgacgacggcccagTTCCGAaacctcgacgtcgtgggCATGTTTGACGACCGCAACCTCATGTACACGAATCCGACGGTCGTGAAGATACTCGAAGCGAACGGATTGGGAAAAGGCGCCATTCCCAAGATCCCCTTGTTCGTATACAAGTCGCTCAAGGACGAGATAAGCCCGAtcggcgagacggacgcgctcgtcggccactaCTGCGCAGGGGGGGGCCGGATCGAGTACCAGCGCGACGAGCAGTCGATGCACAACAATCTGGCCATCATTGCCGTCCCCAAGGCGCTTTCTTGGCTCATCGCCACCATGGAGGGAAAGAATCAGACAGGGGAATGTGTGACTCGAACCGTTTTTTCCTCCTTGCTGGATCGGGCGGCGCTCGGGGTACTTCCGAAAATTCTGCTGGATGTGCTGCTTGATCTGCTTGGAAAGCCGGTCGGCCCCCTTATGGAGGAGACGCCCGATTCAGCATAG